A genomic segment from Streptomyces sp. NBC_00459 encodes:
- a CDS encoding ATP-binding protein, whose protein sequence is MTLPLDLPPAPAPAVQGAARPERPSVTELRLSAYAGHRRARFPLGRLTLLAGPSGGGKSTALRAYESLARLGSGAAVEEAFPDPAACVPERARPDAQRRRGFRIGCTADGPEGPVLLDVAVQAEPELRIVGERLSAGGVVLLETALRDPSRRTVQAAWHTAGSASVTRAPMPDDRLGTALLPLRVAGKTDGQRQVIAAAEQMVVALRSVFACDPRPDRMRAAVPVSSGRLLPGCDNLAEVLWRTRSECAIRHGLLVGAVREGCAGPVSDVRADEVADGRVRAVLDRGDGPLTHFGRLGDGELRYAGLALVLLTGPDVLAVDRPGEVPDALQTLTVLADGFDRSLDVRQRAELLRLAARMCDRGHIRLLGTVSDASWAEEVPGVTVVHLEP, encoded by the coding sequence ATGACCCTGCCACTGGACTTACCGCCCGCCCCGGCCCCCGCAGTGCAGGGGGCGGCGCGTCCCGAGCGGCCGAGCGTCACCGAGCTGAGGCTGTCCGCCTACGCGGGGCACCGCCGGGCCAGGTTCCCGCTCGGGCGGCTCACCCTTCTCGCCGGGCCGAGCGGCGGCGGCAAGTCGACCGCCCTCAGGGCGTACGAGTCGCTGGCCCGCCTCGGCTCCGGCGCCGCCGTCGAAGAGGCGTTCCCGGACCCGGCGGCCTGCGTACCGGAACGCGCCCGGCCCGACGCCCAGCGTCGGCGCGGCTTCCGCATCGGCTGTACGGCGGACGGCCCCGAGGGTCCCGTACTGCTCGACGTCGCCGTCCAGGCCGAACCCGAACTCCGCATCGTGGGCGAGCGGTTGAGCGCGGGCGGGGTGGTCCTGCTGGAGACGGCCCTGCGCGATCCCAGCCGGCGCACCGTCCAGGCCGCCTGGCACACCGCCGGTTCGGCGTCGGTCACCCGCGCCCCGATGCCGGACGACCGGCTCGGTACGGCCCTGCTGCCGTTGCGGGTGGCCGGGAAGACCGACGGCCAGCGCCAGGTCATCGCCGCCGCCGAGCAGATGGTGGTCGCCCTGCGCTCCGTCTTCGCCTGCGATCCCCGGCCCGACCGGATGCGCGCGGCGGTGCCGGTGAGCAGCGGGCGGCTCCTGCCGGGCTGCGACAACCTGGCCGAGGTCCTCTGGCGCACCCGGTCCGAATGCGCCATCCGCCACGGGCTGTTGGTCGGCGCCGTCCGCGAGGGCTGCGCCGGCCCGGTCTCGGACGTACGCGCCGACGAGGTCGCCGACGGTCGCGTGCGTGCCGTACTCGACCGGGGAGACGGTCCGCTCACCCACTTCGGCAGGCTGGGCGACGGCGAGTTGAGATACGCGGGTCTGGCGCTGGTCCTGCTCACCGGTCCCGATGTGCTGGCGGTCGACCGGCCCGGCGAGGTGCCCGACGCCCTCCAGACGCTCACGGTCCTGGCCGACGGCTTCGACCGCTCGCTGGACGTACGGCAGCGCGCGGAACTCCTGCGGCTCGCGGCCCGGATGTGCGACCGCGGGCACATCCGCCTCCTCGGGACGGTGAGCGACGCGTCCTGGGCGGAGGAGGTGCCGGGGGTGACGGTGGTACACCTGGAGCCGTGA